A genomic stretch from Flavobacterium nitratireducens includes:
- a CDS encoding glycoside hydrolase family 13 protein codes for MNPIRKIKAFFKWSFLFCCFISLKSIGQIQRVEPPFWYAGMKNPELQIVFYGKNIAENEVSVSDAVSIKSVEKTENPNYLFVTIDTKDLAAQELLFSFSKNKKVVFTKKYALKQRRENSASRKSYDASDMIYLLMPDRFANGNPKNDSQKALAEKADRNNPSGRHGGDIEGIIQNLDYIQELGATTLWSTPLCEDNDAQGSYHGYGQSDVYRIDPRYGTNEDYLKLAAELHKRNMKLIMDYVTNHWGAAHWMMKDLPTYDWIHQFPGYAQTNYRMTTQFDPNASKIDAKMCMDGWFVQSMPDLNQSNSLVLNYLIQNAIWWIEYTDLDGFRVDTYSYNDKEGISKWTKAITDEYPNFNIVGEVWMQDQAQMAYWQKDSKVAAIQNYNSHLPSVMDFTLMNALATAFDENQTSWDKGLIKVYDNFTNDFLYPNTNNIMTFIENHDTQRFNELYKNDFKKYQMAMSILATVRGIPQLYYGSEIGMAGNKNEGDGAIRLDFPGGWQGDSNNAFTKNGRTVEQQQFFDFTSKLFQWRKTNEAVHFGKMTHYLPENNVYVYFRSTDKKTVMVIVNNGLNSAVIEPKRFQENIKDFKLGKDVLSGKTVDLKSEFNIEAQSVLLLELE; via the coding sequence ATGAATCCAATAAGAAAAATAAAGGCATTTTTTAAATGGAGCTTCCTGTTTTGTTGTTTTATTTCTTTAAAAAGTATAGGGCAAATTCAACGAGTAGAGCCTCCATTTTGGTACGCCGGCATGAAAAATCCCGAACTTCAAATTGTATTTTATGGCAAAAATATAGCTGAAAATGAAGTTTCGGTTTCTGATGCGGTAAGTATTAAATCAGTTGAAAAAACAGAGAATCCCAATTATCTTTTTGTAACAATCGACACCAAAGATCTTGCTGCACAAGAATTATTATTTTCTTTTTCGAAAAATAAAAAAGTAGTTTTCACTAAAAAGTATGCTTTAAAGCAGCGAAGAGAAAATTCCGCTTCACGCAAAAGTTACGATGCTTCGGATATGATTTATTTGCTAATGCCTGATCGTTTTGCCAATGGAAATCCAAAAAACGACAGTCAAAAAGCACTGGCTGAAAAAGCGGACAGAAACAATCCGTCCGGAAGGCATGGAGGCGATATCGAAGGGATTATTCAAAATTTGGATTACATACAGGAATTAGGAGCTACTACACTCTGGTCAACACCGCTTTGCGAAGATAATGATGCTCAGGGTTCTTATCATGGATACGGACAATCCGATGTGTATCGAATTGATCCACGCTATGGAACAAACGAAGATTATCTGAAATTGGCTGCCGAATTGCATAAAAGGAACATGAAACTCATTATGGATTATGTGACCAATCATTGGGGAGCGGCACACTGGATGATGAAGGATTTACCAACCTATGATTGGATTCATCAGTTCCCTGGATATGCGCAAACCAATTATCGAATGACAACCCAATTTGATCCGAATGCTTCTAAAATTGATGCAAAAATGTGTATGGACGGCTGGTTTGTACAATCCATGCCCGACCTGAACCAGTCGAATTCATTGGTACTAAATTATTTGATTCAAAATGCCATTTGGTGGATTGAATATACCGATTTAGATGGATTTCGTGTAGATACATATTCCTATAATGATAAAGAAGGAATTTCTAAATGGACAAAAGCCATTACCGATGAATATCCTAATTTTAATATCGTAGGCGAAGTATGGATGCAAGATCAGGCACAAATGGCCTATTGGCAAAAGGACAGTAAAGTGGCTGCTATTCAAAATTATAATTCCCATTTACCAAGTGTCATGGATTTTACACTGATGAATGCTTTAGCAACTGCATTTGATGAAAATCAAACAAGTTGGGATAAAGGACTTATTAAAGTTTACGATAATTTCACCAATGATTTTTTGTATCCTAATACGAATAACATTATGACTTTTATTGAAAATCATGATACGCAACGATTTAACGAACTTTACAAAAATGATTTCAAGAAATACCAAATGGCTATGAGTATTCTGGCTACTGTTAGAGGGATTCCGCAGTTGTATTATGGTTCTGAAATTGGAATGGCAGGTAATAAAAATGAAGGTGATGGAGCTATTCGTTTGGATTTTCCGGGAGGCTGGCAAGGCGACAGCAATAATGCTTTTACAAAAAATGGTAGAACTGTTGAACAACAACAATTTTTTGATTTTACATCCAAATTATTCCAATGGCGAAAAACCAATGAAGCGGTACATTTTGGAAAAATGACTCATTATTTACCGGAAAATAATGTCTATGTTTATTTCAGATCTACCGATAAAAAAACCGTTATGGTGATTGTAAATAATGGATTGAATTCAGCTGTTATTGAACCAAAACGGTTTCAGGAAAATATAAAAGATTTCAAATTGGGTAAAGATGTTTTGTCCGGAAAAACGGTAGATTTAAAAAGTGAATTTAACATTGAGGCACAATCGGTTTTGTTGTTAGAATTGGAATGA
- a CDS encoding enoyl-CoA hydratase/isomerase family protein, which yields MQDTKGSLTTVIENKIATVEFGHPASNSFPRSLLDKLTAEITALSSNDEVVVIVIKSSGTGAFCAGASFDELLAVSNAEEGLNFFSGFSHLINAMRTCSKLIIGRIHGKAVGGGVGIASACDYVFATENAAIKLSELAIGIGPFVIEPAVSRKIGTTAMTEMTLNPLKWKSATWAQQKGLYAEVFETIELLDHSVVQFSTKLASYNPQALQEMKKVIWEGTEDWETLLLERAAISGQLVLSDFTKSALEQFKKAK from the coding sequence ATGCAAGATACAAAAGGCTCATTAACTACAGTAATAGAAAATAAAATTGCTACAGTCGAATTTGGACATCCGGCAAGTAATTCTTTTCCACGTTCCTTGTTGGATAAACTGACAGCTGAAATTACTGCTTTAAGTTCCAATGATGAGGTAGTTGTAATTGTTATAAAGAGTTCAGGGACTGGCGCTTTTTGTGCCGGCGCTTCTTTTGATGAATTGTTAGCGGTTTCAAATGCTGAGGAAGGATTGAATTTTTTCTCAGGTTTTTCACATTTAATTAATGCCATGCGTACTTGTTCGAAGTTAATTATCGGGCGTATTCATGGGAAAGCCGTTGGCGGAGGAGTAGGAATTGCATCGGCTTGTGATTATGTTTTTGCAACTGAAAATGCAGCTATTAAATTATCGGAACTGGCAATCGGGATTGGTCCTTTTGTGATTGAACCTGCTGTCTCCAGAAAAATAGGTACAACAGCTATGACCGAAATGACCTTAAATCCCCTGAAATGGAAATCGGCAACTTGGGCACAACAAAAAGGATTGTATGCCGAAGTTTTTGAAACAATTGAACTTTTAGATCATTCGGTTGTTCAATTCAGTACCAAATTAGCTTCCTACAATCCTCAGGCTTTACAGGAAATGAAAAAAGTGATTTGGGAAGGAACAGAAGATTGGGAAACGCTTTTATTGGAAAGAGCTGCTATTTCAGGTCAATTGGTCTTGTCTGATTTTACTAAAAGTGCTTTGGAGCAGTTTAAA
- a CDS encoding SusE domain-containing protein — protein sequence MRKNIYIIVIASCLLISCGGGDSSPNEEAKNTAPTVPTLVTPADNQLCITNNLNFEWNAATDAEKNPITYQIQIATDNQFTQIVKTAEGTSNFQSLTLNKGTAYYWRVKATDSKNASSNYSATYSFYTEAEAVANHAPFLPQMVQPELNSFVNTTTVTLKWTASDVDTSDVLVYDVYFGTTAIPTIKVASNSTSTSWTSSTLQAATNYYWKVVVKDNKGGETIGQVWNFKTN from the coding sequence ATGAGAAAGAATATTTATATTATTGTAATAGCTTCCTGCTTGTTGATTTCTTGTGGTGGTGGAGATTCATCGCCTAACGAAGAAGCCAAAAACACCGCCCCAACAGTACCTACATTAGTTACGCCAGCGGATAATCAATTGTGTATTACTAACAATCTTAATTTTGAATGGAATGCTGCAACGGATGCGGAGAAAAATCCAATTACCTATCAAATTCAAATTGCTACTGATAATCAGTTCACCCAAATTGTGAAAACTGCCGAAGGAACTTCGAATTTTCAAAGTCTGACTTTGAATAAAGGAACAGCTTATTATTGGAGAGTAAAAGCAACTGACAGCAAGAATGCTTCAAGTAATTATTCGGCTACCTATAGTTTTTATACCGAGGCAGAAGCCGTGGCTAACCATGCTCCATTTTTACCTCAAATGGTGCAGCCTGAACTTAACTCTTTTGTAAACACAACTACTGTAACTCTTAAATGGACTGCGTCCGATGTTGATACTAGTGACGTGCTGGTTTATGATGTTTATTTTGGAACAACAGCTATACCAACTATAAAGGTGGCAAGTAATAGTACAAGCACTTCTTGGACAAGTTCTACTTTACAAGCAGCTACCAATTATTACTGGAAAGTAGTGGTTAAGGATAACAAAGGAGGGGAGACTATAGGTCAGGTTTGGAATTTTAAGACCAATTAA